The following proteins come from a genomic window of Nicotiana tomentosiformis chromosome 12, ASM39032v3, whole genome shotgun sequence:
- the LOC104109132 gene encoding uncharacterized protein, whose translation MSSQVSENHRENAEVFTDPAICKQKSLELLEQINMPKGLLPLDDLIEVGRNHQTGFVWLKQKKAKEHRFKKIGKLVWYDTEVTAFIEDRRMKKLTGVKSKEILIWVTISDISIQDPEFQKITFATPTGISKAFPVSAFEE comes from the coding sequence ATGTCATCTCAAGTGAGCGAAAATCACCGAGAAAACGCAGAGGTATTCACTGACCCGGCGATCTGCAAGCAGAAATCTCTCGAACTTCTCGAGCAAATCAACATGCCAAAAGGGCTACTTCCATTAGACGATCTAATCGAGGTGGGCCGAAATCATCAAACCGGGTTCGTATGGCTGAAACAGAAGAAGGCAAAAGAACACCGGTTCAAGAAAATTGGGAAACTCGTGTGGTACGACACTGAAGTCACGGCGTTTATCGAAGATCGCCGGATGAAGAAACTTACCGGGGTTAAAAGTAAGGAGATTTTGATTTGGGTTACtatttctgatatttctattcAGGACCCGGAGTTTCAGAAAATTACTTTTGCTACCCCTACTGGAATTTCTAAGGCTTTCCCGGTTTCTGCGTTTGAGGAGTGA